GAAGAATCGCTGAACAGTTATTTCGCTTCTGAAAAACCTTACAGTATAGGTTTACCTTCTGTAGCATATTTTGCAGACGAACTGAATCTGTCTTCTAATTATTTTGGAGACCTTATAAAAAAGGAAACGGGAAAATCCGCTCAGGAATATATTCAGAATAAAATCATTGATATTGCGAAGGATAAAATATTCGACAGCAATAAAACCATTAGTGAAATTGCTTATGAATTAGGCTTCAGATATCCTCAGCATTTCAGCAGATTATTTAAACAAAGGGTTGGGTATACGCCAAATGAATACAGAAGCTTAAACTAAACAAATCATAAAAAATTATCTATTGCCATCCCGTCACCGGAAGTATCAACTATTATTGCAAAATTAGAAGTTGAAACAGCCCGCAACCGCCCGTCGGAATACTCAAATTTGTAGAAAGGATTTGATGTTGTACTGTAGAGAGACCAAACTATGTTTCCATCTCTATCCAACTTGGCTATAAAACCTTCATTTCCCATCTCCCCTTCGCCACAAACAAAATTATATGCGCTGTCTGTTGTAATCTGATCATTGATCTGGCAAACGGACCATATGTCATTGTCATATTTTTCAATAATTTCATTTAAGGAAGTTATTCCTGAAACATTATAATGGTATTCCTTTCCGAAAGTATTCCTTATTTCCGGGTTTTCATTCCAGGAGATATCAATTAACTTCATTCTTCCATCTGAAAAAACTATTGCATCTATTCCTACCAGTTCCGACAGAAGCCAATGTTCCTGTATCGTATTATACATTACCTTATCTTTCATACCTATTAAAATTAAAAGATTCAGATGAAACTCAGCAATTAAAATTCTGATTGCATTAAAATGATTATGGGTAATCCCACTGCAAAAGAGTCTCAACTGATAGATTCCAAAACTTGCAAATGAAGGGAAGTCCAGAGAATCACTCGCTCAATATACTTCATAAAACCAGACAATGATAGCGACTTCACAAAAGTAACAGTCTGTGCAATATGGTGGAAACGAATATTTCTCAGAAATCTGCAAAAATATACCAGTACCAGTCGAATATGTATTGTCCCAAAAGACCTTTCACTTAATGACTAATTTTAAAATGTGCAAACGTTGTGCACATCATTTACTAATCTTTAAATTTTTTAAAAAATGAAAAAATTAAATGGAATGAAGAGCTTCTCTTCTTTAGAAAACAAAAAATTAGATGTTGAAAACCAGGAAGGTGTTGCCGGAGGTCGTGCTCAGGAACGTTTCTCCGAAGTCACTTCTAATTTCTTAAATGCTGACGGTGCACGGGATTATGACATGTACGTTGGTGGCCGGTTTGTGGGCCGTGGATGGGATACATCAAACTGTGAAATTTCTCATTACTAATTAATCTTAACATGTACACATGGGGTGTACATTATTCACTAATCTCTAAATTTTTAAAAGATGAAAAATTTAAATGGAATGAAGAGTTTCTCTTCATTAGAAAACAAAAAACTGGATTTGAACAGTTCTACAGCAGTATTAGGTAGTTTGGAAGGCCCTAAGTATATCATGTCTAATTTTCTGAATGAAAACGGATGTAGAGATGTTGACTACTACCACGGTGGTAAATGGCGCGCAAGATCTTACGATTGTTCAGGTTGTTAATCCTTCAATTTTAAAGAAATGAAAAAGTTAACAGGAATGAAGGACTTTTCTGCTTTAGAAGAGAAGAAAGTCGACTTGAATGTCATCGGTGGATTAGCCATGTCGATGAACCAGGGTATCTATGAAATCCAATCAAACTTCGTAGATGCACATGGTTGCCACGATGTAGATGTGTATGATGGAAATGGCGGTGCATACTTATCAAGAGTATGGATCAAAGACGGACGATTCCCTCACTTTGATTAAACCCGATCTCATTTTTCACACATTTTTTAAGTGTAGGCTGCTTGCAAAAGCAGCTTACATTAAAAAAGCATAATCCTTAATATACCAAACCATTTAAAAGTATGATTTTAATCATCTCAAAAAACAATGAAACCACGACCACAACGGTCATAAAATGGCTTCAGGCATTACATAAACCCTTTATCCGCATTCATGAAGATGAGGTTTTTGAAATCCATACTTCTAAAAAAAGAATCGTATTAAAAAGTCAGCGGAATCAGTTTTTTCTGGACGAAATAAGCGCGGTATGGTATAGACGGGGAGGTATGGTATTTAATGAACTAAAATATCATAATCAAGCTGTAGATCGCTACATGTTTGAGGTACAACATTGGTTAACGGATTATGTAATCCAGACTCTGGAAGGAAAGAAACACCTAAACAAGCAAAGCAACAGCCATGTAAACAAACTGTTGGTTTTGGAAAAAGCAAAAGAAGCAGGATTGGATGTACCGGACTACTTTTTAGCGGAGGATATGCAAGATGTTATCCTTAATCGGACTATTGTAAAGCCCATCTCCGGAACACCGATAATAGATGATATTCAGGAAAACCAGAGTGGAATCATGTATACATCGCTGATCGAGCAAAAGCAAGAATCAGATTTCTATATTTCTTTTTTTCAGGAGAAGATCGAAAAAGATTTTGAAGTAAGAAGCTTCTTTTTAAACGGAGAAATTTACTCGACAGCTATTATCTCACAAAACGATGAAAAGACCCGAATAGATCATAGAAGATACAATACGCAGACACCCAATAGAAATGTACGATATAAACTGCCGGCAGAAGTAGAACAAAAAATTAATGTATTGATGCAATCCTTAGACTTAAACAGCGGTTCTCTGGATTTTATCAAATCCGGGGATAAATTTTTCTTTCTGGAAATTAATGCCATTGGTCAGTTCTTAGGGATGTCAAATACCTGCAACTATGGTTTGGAAAAAGAAATAGCAGCATACTTATAATATGGAAGACAAAGTAAAAGACCTGATACAGCAAGAGAGGAACAAACTGCCATTGACCTTCGAATACATGGAATTTTTTGGCAGTAAACGATCGGAGAATTCAGATTCAACTTCATCGGATTATCTGAAATGTTCATCGTATCAAACAGATTATTTATTACGTACAAAACCATTCAAACCATTGACGAGACTGCTATGAGATTCTTTAATTTGTACAGTGACATTTATATAACTAAAGGATATAACCGTATACTGATTTCTGATTTAGGAAGAAGTATTTCCAAATTATATCCCTTAGAATTACACGAACTTATAGAAGAATTAAAATCGGCTTCTATCGAATCTGTGCTTGAAAATTATGACTCCGAATCCAAAGCTATTGTAGAGGAATACATCGGTTATTTATTGGAAAAGGAATACGGTTTTGTAACAGAAGGCGACTGGGATAAAAACTTCCTCCCTCTTTCATATGAGTACCACGATCATCAGCAGATCTCTAATCTGTTTATAGAAGTTGAAAAATTAGAAATTCCGGCAACATTAATACAATCTATCGCCAACCTAAGGATCAGTCATCTGGTTATTTTTTGCAGAAGTGCAGCGTCTGCGCAGGAACTGATCGATTTTGAAAAGGCTTTTGACAATACAGCAGTGGAGGGCTTGGAGCTGTATTCAGCCTATTCACCTGAACTCAATGCAGATTTTCTTGAGAATGTTCACAATCAGACTCAGCGCATTTATCACCTGGTATTTTTTCAATGTGAGAAGACTCCGGTGCTGCAAAATACAGGCTACAGATTTACCCTGGATTTTAAAAGAGGTCCGCTATCGATCCATTCCTGTGGAAAAGTAAATGTTGACTATTTCAATACAAATATGCCGAAGATTTTGGAAGCCATAAACCATAATTCCTGCCTTCACAAAAAACTGGGAATTGATATAGACGGTAATATCAGGAATTGCCCTGTAATGCCTCAATCTTTCGGTAATATAAACAAAATGACTTTAGAAGAAGTGTTGCAGCAAGGTGCTGTTCAGCAATACTGGAACATCACAAAAGACGAGATTACAGTTTGTAGAGACTGCGAATTTAGAAATGTATGTACCGATTGCAGGGCTTTTACAGAACGCTCACATTACAATGAATCAGGCTTGGATATCTCCAAACCTTTGAAATGCGGATATGACCCCTACAGCAATGAATGGACAGAATGGTCATTAAATCCATTAAAAGAAATCGCAATAACATATTATGGTTTTGAAAAATTAGCTGAAAAATAGACATGGCCAAATTTCCGTTTTATAAACAACCCGATTCCAAAGATTGTGGACCAACCTGTCTCCGTATTATCAGTAAATATTACGGAAAAATCTTATCGCTGCAGATGCTCCGCGATTTGTCCGAGACGACCCGCGAAGGCTCAAGTCTTTTGGGATTGAGTAAAGCTGCTGAGTCCATCGGATTTAAGACTCTTTCTGTAAAGATAGATTTTAAGGCTCTTGTGGAAGAAGCTCCTCTGCCCTGTGTGGTATTCTGGATGAAACAACATTTTGTTGTTGTCTATAAGATCGAAAAAAATCGCCAGGGCTATCGCATACATATTTCGGATCCAAGCTACGGGTTGATCAGTTATTCAGAAGAAGAATTTTTGCAACACTGGATCGGCAGAGGTGCGACAGATACTACAGAAGAAGGTATTGTGCTCTTATTGGAAACTACAGCACGCTTTGATCAACAGCAGGATGTTGCAGATAAATCTTTTTCGATTACAAACTATCTGAAACACTATTTTTTCAAATATAAATCCTTTATCATTCAATTGGCTCTGGGACTGATCGGGGGAAGTCTGCTATCTCTGGTATTTCCATTCCTGACACAGAGTATAGTTGATATAGGGATTCAGAATCAGGACCTAAATTTCATCTATCTGGTGCTGTTTGCACAGATTATGCTGTATATCGGACAAATGGGAATAGAAGTTATCAGAGGATGGATTCTGTTACATCTTTCTTCCCGGATCAACATATCCATTGTCTCTGATTTCTTTATTAAACTGATGCGCCTGCCTATTAGTTTTTTCGATTCGCGGGTGACAGCAGATATTATGCAACGGATAGCCGATCATGGTCGTGTCGAACAGTTGCTCACCAATAATTCCTTACAGACAGTATTCTCACTGATCAACTTTTTGATTTTTGGTATTGTCCTGCTTTTATACAGCTATAAGCTTTTTTTAATTTATGTGGCTGGTGCTATTCTTTATTTCTTCTGGATTGCATTCTTTTTGAAAAAAAGAAGAGAATTAGACTATAAACAGTTCTCCCAGTTAGCCGAAGAGCAAGGCCAGGTCATGGAGCTGATCAACGGCATGCAGGAAATCAAAATGAATAATGCTGAAACCAATAAACGCTGGCAATGGGAAGGCATTCAGATAAAAGTTTTCCGTATTAAAATCAAGGCCCTGAAGCTTGAACAGGTGCAGACAATAGGCGGAAATATCATCAATCAACTCAAAGATGTATTCATCAGTTTTGTTGCGGCAAGCTTAGTCGTAGATGGCTCGTTGACTTTAGGTATGATGCTTTCTGTCCAATACATCATCGGACAACTGAATAGTCCGCTAACCCAATTTATGAACTTTATCAGACAGTCTCAGGATGCAAAAATTGCATTGGAGCGACTGAATGAAATTCATGGCAAGGAAGATGAGGAACGCGTGGACAACAGTTATGTGTCTGAGATTCCGGAGCAGGATATTTCCGTTTCCAATCTGACATTTCGATATAAAGGATCAACTACTGCTGTATTCGAACAGTTAAACCTCGTGATTCCATATGAAAAAACTACCGCTATTGTAGGTGCCAGCGGATCGGGAAAGACGACGCTGATGAAGCTTTTAACAAAATTTTACGATGCAGACGAAGGTGAAATCAGGATAGGTCATACCGATATACGTCATATAGCACCAAGCATGTGGCGTGCTTCCTGTGGGGTCGTGATGCAGGACGGTTATATTTTCAATGAAAGTATTGCGAATAATATTGCTATAGGAAATATTACTGTGGATAAGCAAAAGCTAAAGCATGCTGTAGAAATCGCACATATTAAAGATTTCATTGAATCCCTGCCTCTGAGTTACAATACAAAAATAGGATACGAAGGATTAGGTGTAAGCGGAGGTCAGCGTCAGCGGATGTTAATAGCACGGGCAGTATATAAATCACCTCAGTATGTGTTTTTTGATGAAGCTACATCTGCACTGGATGCAAATACTGAAAAGGTAATAACAGATAATCTGAATCAGTTCCTGAAAGGGCGTACAGCTATTATTATAGCGCATCGGTTATCTACAGTAAAAAATGCAGATAAAATAATCGTACTCGATAAAGGTAAAGTAGTAGAGGAAGGCAATCATGAACAGCTTGTAGCCTTAAAAGGAGAATATTATCGGTTAGTAAAAAATCAATTGGAACTTGGAAACTAAAGGCAACATATTAGAAAATATTAATCTGCGGTCAGAGCAGGTTCAGGAGGTATTGGAAACACCACCAAATTGGCTTATTCGTTGGGGAAGTATGGTTATCTTAGGCATAATCGTCTTATTCTTTTCACTGGCCTGTATTATTAAATATCCGGAATTTATTACATCACCTATCATTATCTCCTCCCAAAATCCACCGGAGAAAATCGAAATCAGGATAGATTCCCGGATTGAAAAGCTGATAGCAAAGGATCAGCAAACCGTGAAAAAGGGAGACTTACTCATGGTATTAGAATCATCGGCAGATGATAAAGACATACATCAATTGAAAGGAATTCTTGATTCCATTTCTACAAAGCACCTTTCCAAATTCCCGTTACATCTTGTATCTGGTTTCAGATTAGGAGAAGTCCAGGAAGATTACAATGCTTTTGCCAAAGCGCTGGAAGAAGAAATATTGTTCAACAGCCTGCAACCTTATGCTGCAGAAGAAGTCACCGCAACAAAAGGGATTACAGATTATAAAGAACGTATCGCAAATCTGAAGCAACAACATATACTGGAATCGAGTAAATATCAGTTGACTGAAAAAAATTATAAGCGTTCTGAATCATTACATCGCGAAGGCGTAATATCTGCTCTGGAACTTGAAAACGAAAAATTAAAATTATTAGAAGCTCAGAAGAATTTCAAGAATACAGAAATCTCCATCGCTCAGCTGGAAGAGACCATTTTAAATTTCAGAAAACTGAAATCCGGCGCAGATGTGAATATTGTTAAAGAGAAAACATCCTATTCATCTGCGTCTATCCTGTTGCTTGAAAAACTAAAGAAATCCCTGCGTCAATGGGAAAGAAATTACCTCATCTATGCTTCTATAGACGGAACATTAAGCTACCTGCAGTTTTTAGGAGAAAAACAGTTTGTAAAAGCCGGAACTACATTGCTAAGTGTACTGCCGAATAACAGACAGGTAACAATAGGGCAAATGCATATAGGTGCACAGAACCAGGGAAAGATAAAAATAAATCAGAAAGTATTGATCAAGCTGGATAATTATAAATATCAGGAATATGGAATAGTAAAAGGAAAAATCAGGTCTATCGCTATGGTTCAGGATAAAGACAGTAAATACTATGTCGAGGTAAGTTTGCCTGAGGGATTACAAACCTCTTATGATAAAACTCTTGCATTTGACAAAGAATTAAGTGGAACAGCTGATATCGTCACAGAAGAGTTGACCCTTGCAGAAAGGATATTGAGTCAATTAAGGAGTTTACTTAAATACCAGGATAACTAATGTTTATATTTTTTCGATATACAGTGCTGACACTTTTGATTATGTCAGTCTCGGGCAAGATTCTGTCTGCACAACAGCATCTTGACTTAAATCAATGTATTGCTATTGCTCTTGAAAAAAATATAGCTGTAGATAAAGCAATGTTAGCTCTTGACAACAAATCTCTGGATGTAAAAACTTACAAAAATGAAAGACTGCCCAATTTAAACGGATTTACAAATATGTTCAGCAATTTTGGACAATCACAGGATATTTTCGGGAATAATGCGAGAAATGATAATTTTAACAGTACCCTTGGCCTGTCTTCATCCTATTCGATTCTGAATAATGGCAAACTGAAAAATTCCATTAAAAGATCACAGAAAGAAATGGAAGCCAGCGGACAGGATCTGGCCTTATTGAAAAGAGAAATAACCCTCAAAACTATCGAAGGTTATCTGAATGTATTGTTACAAAAAGAAATCTGTAAAGCTGTCGATACAGCTTTAACATTCGCTCAGCAACAGTTTGAGAAAGTTCAGAAATCAACCGACCTTGGCGCTACTTCACTGACGATATTATATGAAGCAAAAGCGAATTATGAGCGTGAAAACGAAAAGAAAAGACGGGCACACTATGCTGTAGATAAAGCAATACTGGAACTCAAACAGATCATGGCGGTGGAACAGGATCAGAATTTTGAGATCAATACAGAACTTCTGGCTTTATCGTCTTTACAGGAGTCGAATGATGAAAGTGCAATTTTGTACACATCCTTTTTGCAACAACATCCTGCATTGAAAAAATATGCCTTATTGAATGAAGCACTGAAATTTGATCAAAAAGCTATAAAAGCGCAACTGTATCCGACCATAGATGCAAGTCTGACACTGGGAAGTTTCTATTTCAGTAATCTGTCCACCGGCTTTGGTAAACTTCCCTTATTTAATCAGCTCCAGAATAATTTTTCTCAGCAGATAGGTTTAACAATTAACATACCTGTATTCAATAAGAACACCGTAAAAATAGCGGTCCAAAAGAATAAGATACAGCAGGCCGAAAATGCGAAGCAATTAGAATTAGAGCAACTTACGATCAAGCAGGATTTAGAAAAAAAGTTACTGGATCTGGATAACTATCAAACTCAATATAAATTAGCGGCAAATGTACTGGATGTAACCAGAAAAGCATTTGAGTTAAGTTTGAAAAGTTATGAAGCAGGAAGAATCAGCATATACGATCTGAGCACCTCACGATCAAATCTGCTCACCCTAGAAAGTGAGCTTATACAGACAAAATACAATGCCCTATTTACGCAGATCATGGTTCGGTATCTGAGTACAGGTGAAATAAAACCTTAAACAAAAAGTAGTGCCACGGGTATGAGGCACTACAGAAACTTTACATATTTTTTTTCTTACCATTTTTCCAACCCTAATAATTTTTTTCCAAGTTCTGTCAGTTCTGCCACAGGTTGTGATTTCTCCCGCTCTAACGGATCGCCCGGAAAGGCATAACCGCGGGGAACGATTTTTTCCTTCCATGAACGGATTCTCCATTCTCTCATCTCCTCATTGCTTTCTTCTGCAGGCATCATCGAAATATACTGCGCTATACGCACCTTATTATTACTGTTATTAGGACGTATACCATGCGGTTGTCTGCTGTGGAATATCAACAGATCTCCGGCTTCCATCTTGATCTTAGTCGTTGTAAAACCTGTAGTATCCGGCCTGAAATAATCCCTGTCTTCAGGTTGAGTCAGTTTCCATGTATTATATTCCCGAAATAGCTCCGGAATACATTGAAAGCCACCCATATTTTCGTCTGTCTGATCAGCAAGAGCAAGTACACCCTGTACATTCTGAGGATCTGTTTCAGGATCGTAATCCCAATGGATAAAACCTTTGTACTCGTGTCCCGGACGAATAGGAAAGTTCAGATTGGCTCTGTCAATGGTTGTCCAAAGTTTTTCTGTCCCCCAGACATCCGCAAAAGCCTGATGAACTTTTGGAAACTGACGATTATCCCACAGATACTGATGATTGTAAATCTCTACCATACCTGTATTGTTGAGCTCGGACATTTCTATCTGTGCGCTCGCTCTGTACCATGTCTCCGGATCATCAGGAGTTTTGTTTTCATACTCCCAAAGGTAATCTGCAAGTCTTTTTGCCTGACTTTTTGGGATAGCATTTTTAATAACAATATATCCATTGTGAGACCAGAAGCTCCAGTCCTCTTCTGACAATATGCGAAGTGGTGCTCCATCTTTGCGGTCATTTAACCTGATTTCACTTGTTTTTCCAACCGATGGGTTGGACAGAACTTTCTTTTCCATCATTTGTAAATTTTATAAGCGATTAAACATATACCAAAGATGAAGAGATATAAGGCCTGTTTCTTTATCGCTATTTGCTATTTATTGCTCTGTATTGACCATTATTCATTATTTTTAGAAAACATATAACAAATAAAGCACCATGAAGATTCAAAAAGAAGAAGTAAAGTTTGAGTCTGGTCGTTCGTTCAAATTGTTTACACCTAGTTTTAG
The Sphingobacterium spiritivorum genome window above contains:
- a CDS encoding peptidase domain-containing ABC transporter; the protein is MAKFPFYKQPDSKDCGPTCLRIISKYYGKILSLQMLRDLSETTREGSSLLGLSKAAESIGFKTLSVKIDFKALVEEAPLPCVVFWMKQHFVVVYKIEKNRQGYRIHISDPSYGLISYSEEEFLQHWIGRGATDTTEEGIVLLLETTARFDQQQDVADKSFSITNYLKHYFFKYKSFIIQLALGLIGGSLLSLVFPFLTQSIVDIGIQNQDLNFIYLVLFAQIMLYIGQMGIEVIRGWILLHLSSRINISIVSDFFIKLMRLPISFFDSRVTADIMQRIADHGRVEQLLTNNSLQTVFSLINFLIFGIVLLLYSYKLFLIYVAGAILYFFWIAFFLKKRRELDYKQFSQLAEEQGQVMELINGMQEIKMNNAETNKRWQWEGIQIKVFRIKIKALKLEQVQTIGGNIINQLKDVFISFVAASLVVDGSLTLGMMLSVQYIIGQLNSPLTQFMNFIRQSQDAKIALERLNEIHGKEDEERVDNSYVSEIPEQDISVSNLTFRYKGSTTAVFEQLNLVIPYEKTTAIVGASGSGKTTLMKLLTKFYDADEGEIRIGHTDIRHIAPSMWRASCGVVMQDGYIFNESIANNIAIGNITVDKQKLKHAVEIAHIKDFIESLPLSYNTKIGYEGLGVSGGQRQRMLIARAVYKSPQYVFFDEATSALDANTEKVITDNLNQFLKGRTAIIIAHRLSTVKNADKIIVLDKGKVVEEGNHEQLVALKGEYYRLVKNQLELGN
- a CDS encoding TIGR04139 family peptide modification target; translation: MKDFSALEEKKVDLNVIGGLAMSMNQGIYEIQSNFVDAHGCHDVDVYDGNGGAYLSRVWIKDGRFPHFD
- a CDS encoding TIGR04139 family peptide modification target — protein: MKNLNGMKSFSSLENKKLDLNSSTAVLGSLEGPKYIMSNFLNENGCRDVDYYHGGKWRARSYDCSGC
- the gwsS gene encoding grasp-with-spasm system SPASM domain peptide maturase, producing the protein MFIVSNRLFITYKTIQTIDETAMRFFNLYSDIYITKGYNRILISDLGRSISKLYPLELHELIEELKSASIESVLENYDSESKAIVEEYIGYLLEKEYGFVTEGDWDKNFLPLSYEYHDHQQISNLFIEVEKLEIPATLIQSIANLRISHLVIFCRSAASAQELIDFEKAFDNTAVEGLELYSAYSPELNADFLENVHNQTQRIYHLVFFQCEKTPVLQNTGYRFTLDFKRGPLSIHSCGKVNVDYFNTNMPKILEAINHNSCLHKKLGIDIDGNIRNCPVMPQSFGNINKMTLEEVLQQGAVQQYWNITKDEITVCRDCEFRNVCTDCRAFTERSHYNESGLDISKPLKCGYDPYSNEWTEWSLNPLKEIAITYYGFEKLAEK
- a CDS encoding TIGR04139 family peptide modification target, producing MKKLNGMKSFSSLENKKLDVENQEGVAGGRAQERFSEVTSNFLNADGARDYDMYVGGRFVGRGWDTSNCEISHY
- a CDS encoding HlyD family secretion protein gives rise to the protein METKGNILENINLRSEQVQEVLETPPNWLIRWGSMVILGIIVLFFSLACIIKYPEFITSPIIISSQNPPEKIEIRIDSRIEKLIAKDQQTVKKGDLLMVLESSADDKDIHQLKGILDSISTKHLSKFPLHLVSGFRLGEVQEDYNAFAKALEEEILFNSLQPYAAEEVTATKGITDYKERIANLKQQHILESSKYQLTEKNYKRSESLHREGVISALELENEKLKLLEAQKNFKNTEISIAQLEETILNFRKLKSGADVNIVKEKTSYSSASILLLEKLKKSLRQWERNYLIYASIDGTLSYLQFLGEKQFVKAGTTLLSVLPNNRQVTIGQMHIGAQNQGKIKINQKVLIKLDNYKYQEYGIVKGKIRSIAMVQDKDSKYYVEVSLPEGLQTSYDKTLAFDKELSGTADIVTEELTLAERILSQLRSLLKYQDN
- a CDS encoding phytanoyl-CoA dioxygenase family protein produces the protein MEKKVLSNPSVGKTSEIRLNDRKDGAPLRILSEEDWSFWSHNGYIVIKNAIPKSQAKRLADYLWEYENKTPDDPETWYRASAQIEMSELNNTGMVEIYNHQYLWDNRQFPKVHQAFADVWGTEKLWTTIDRANLNFPIRPGHEYKGFIHWDYDPETDPQNVQGVLALADQTDENMGGFQCIPELFREYNTWKLTQPEDRDYFRPDTTGFTTTKIKMEAGDLLIFHSRQPHGIRPNNSNNKVRIAQYISMMPAEESNEEMREWRIRSWKEKIVPRGYAFPGDPLEREKSQPVAELTELGKKLLGLEKW
- the gwsG gene encoding grasp-with-spasm system ATP-grasp peptide maturase encodes the protein MILIISKNNETTTTTVIKWLQALHKPFIRIHEDEVFEIHTSKKRIVLKSQRNQFFLDEISAVWYRRGGMVFNELKYHNQAVDRYMFEVQHWLTDYVIQTLEGKKHLNKQSNSHVNKLLVLEKAKEAGLDVPDYFLAEDMQDVILNRTIVKPISGTPIIDDIQENQSGIMYTSLIEQKQESDFYISFFQEKIEKDFEVRSFFLNGEIYSTAIISQNDEKTRIDHRRYNTQTPNRNVRYKLPAEVEQKINVLMQSLDLNSGSLDFIKSGDKFFFLEINAIGQFLGMSNTCNYGLEKEIAAYL
- a CDS encoding TolC family protein — encoded protein: MFIFFRYTVLTLLIMSVSGKILSAQQHLDLNQCIAIALEKNIAVDKAMLALDNKSLDVKTYKNERLPNLNGFTNMFSNFGQSQDIFGNNARNDNFNSTLGLSSSYSILNNGKLKNSIKRSQKEMEASGQDLALLKREITLKTIEGYLNVLLQKEICKAVDTALTFAQQQFEKVQKSTDLGATSLTILYEAKANYERENEKKRRAHYAVDKAILELKQIMAVEQDQNFEINTELLALSSLQESNDESAILYTSFLQQHPALKKYALLNEALKFDQKAIKAQLYPTIDASLTLGSFYFSNLSTGFGKLPLFNQLQNNFSQQIGLTINIPVFNKNTVKIAVQKNKIQQAENAKQLELEQLTIKQDLEKKLLDLDNYQTQYKLAANVLDVTRKAFELSLKSYEAGRISIYDLSTSRSNLLTLESELIQTKYNALFTQIMVRYLSTGEIKP